The Motilibacter peucedani sequence GGCGGCAGGTCGTCGGCGTGGAGAGGCTCACCGAAGCGTACGGTCACGCGCGCCAGGCGCGGCACCCACGCACCGACCGGCAGCAGGCGCTCGGTGCCGATGACACCGACCGGCACGACCGGCGCACCCGAGGCCATAGCGAGCCACGCGACGCCGGCGCGGCCGCGGTAGAGCCGGCCGTCGCGCGAGCGGGTGCCCTCGGGGTAGATGCCGAAGGCGCCCCCGGCCCGGAGCACCTCGAGCGCCGTCTCGAGCGAGCGGTGGGCGGCCGCGGTGTCGCCGCGCTTGACCGGGATGGCGTTGAGGGCGGTGAAGAACGCGCGGGTGAAGACGACCGAGATGCCGGGGCCGGTGAAGTACTCGGCCTTGGCGAGGAACGCGACGTCGCGCGGGGCGACCAGCGGGATGACGATGCTGTCGATGAACGAGACGTGGTTGCTGGCGAGGATGACCGGCCCGGAGGTCGCGACGTTGTCCCGGCCCTGCACCACCGGTCGGTAGACCGTGTGGCGCAGGACCGAGAGCAGCAGTCGGACGACGCGGTAGAGCACCGGCAGCTCAGGCGAGGTCGACGACGCGGCCCGAGACGGCCCCGATGCTCTCGACGATGGCCTCCAGCACCTCGGGCGAGACGGCGCTGTCGACGGTGAGGGCGACGAGCGCCTCGCCGCCCGCGCTGCTGCGGCTGACCTGCATGCCGGCGATGTTGATGCCGGCCTCGCCGAGGTGCTGGCCGATGACGCCGACGACGCCCGGCTTGTCCTCG is a genomic window containing:
- a CDS encoding lysophospholipid acyltransferase family protein encodes the protein MLYRVVRLLLSVLRHTVYRPVVQGRDNVATSGPVILASNHVSFIDSIVIPLVAPRDVAFLAKAEYFTGPGISVVFTRAFFTALNAIPVKRGDTAAAHRSLETALEVLRAGGAFGIYPEGTRSRDGRLYRGRAGVAWLAMASGAPVVPVGVIGTERLLPVGAWVPRLARVTVRFGEPLHADDLPPGLSPAAARREFTDRVMAAIAALSEQEVAGDYAPGSEAAAA